The following are encoded together in the Neospora caninum Liverpool complete genome, chromosome IV genome:
- a CDS encoding putative glycosylphosphatidylinositol anchor attachment 1 protein: MAGWGRMSAQGSDRIVEPTLGIRRQTVVPFSSPLSLGLLFCSLLASASPRFRVLSALAASRLVPPTSNPALGPAFSSRSGSTFSEGVSPLRLLTHLRFRLRAASPSRLCLRRVRSTMPTSSDRSSRLSRILASPKRQFLLLLKKRRKARSQPFGQDVRVRASARDRLVGAVLWKLRAIAALAFGVGLYLLLCFDQFSRNLVVDEHGFSHGVHHSTFVDDARIFRIRNAIQEAAHEEAQEVEAHVKAELAKLSEEAEAAAPTQRILQKHCLAAREVQPTAYPFLYLPETLFVTSCERDELPISSDKGAELLNLPPRFLCRLLQLLADAGQEVYLQPFLLEDEEGTQARDRAEAQHEKHTARRPPAGDADSQPEEKVVCGTWHYNLIAISKSDRGDSRDALGVFTAFDFSLLHLPSFLASSSQSTLPSAPGAGSVAAVSSALSIFLQHAAPWLSRDVFFVFSDFRLPYSAGSRAWLSAYIRSQSFFPRRGLLRMAVALEPDREGTEREEGFRFLSPDIEGTDGRLPNQDIVNVFMAEAARTGITVKLRNTWEYVFRMARNWGVHRPHSALLEEAIPTFTIVAKNASVRARVGSEAPLSRWGDLARVLERVTRSESNVLQTLHHSFNFYFYTSSHAHVSSGAFLYPVFTMLALLLIPILSSRVMRDIRGFIAAIALLLLAFACSLPALILATRPSVNSLLFGDPHALVPSCATWQKDAYLQYSQKASIWLQVLFVFYFLLLSFVMWLGRRVQAQRRAAAEDCLAAPQDPAILWETPKREKTEDEKERIREAKRLADALKLAEATEKKDGREVSGCQEPEREKEPVEEREKEESEEDEQVEAAWQPPRAPPPLWLSVRGFCVRVFAVWIIVMLTLYNWGLSAFLSCLLVPLAWLVVPVGYRAAEPPRPSLEESKREQKEEKKGEGEKDGEGARQGEEKFAKEMAKWKRRCRMVKVATVLRKCVVALVLLGVLLFVVDSDVIKVYRAGVQRTAHEVASFLYETLSSVQAQHLPGFSFLPFNFLQWLRSGSVFRPLSSSPPQYPLDSSSLASTWGEAHAFSRAYESHMRALLPLGSAWIFPQQPSSFLLFIYSMARDSVCVNTTAFGTFLFGLLPFSFFLVAVFLVLPP, from the exons ATGGCCGGGTGGGGCCGGATGAGTGCTCAGGGCTCTGACAGAATCGTAGAGCCTACTCTTGGCATCAGGCGGCAAA CCGTTGTcccgttctcctcgcctctttcgctgGGACtgcttttctgttctcttcttgcctcgGCTTCACCTCGTTTCCGcgtcctttctgctctcgccgcttctcgcttgGTTCCTCCGACCTCTAATCCTGCTTTGGGccccgccttttcttctcggtcgGGGTCGACTTTCTCGGAGGgtgtctcgccgctccgTTTGCTGACTCACCTgcgcttccgcctccgtgcggcgtcgccttctcggctctgtctccggcgcgtgCGCTCCACAATGCCGACTTCCTCTGACCGCAGCTCGCGGCTCTCCCGGATCTTGGCCTCCCCGAAACGCCAGTTTCTGCTGCTCCTCAAGAAGCgccggaaagcgagaagtcAACCGTTTGGACAAGACGTGCGTGTGCGGGCCTCTGCGCGAGACAGGCTCGTGGGCGCTGTCCTGTGGAAGCTGCGGGCGATTGCTGCGCTCGCCTTCGGCGTCGGCCTCTAcctgcttctctgctttgACCAGTTCAGTCGAAACCTCGTCGTTGACGAACACGGTTTCTCTCACGGCGTTCACCACTCCACATTTGTCGACGATGCTCGGATCTTCCGGATTCGAAACGCCATCCAGGAGGCGGCTCACGAAGAGGCGCAAGAGGTCGAGGCGCACGTGAAGGCTGAACTTGCGAAGCTgagcgaggaagccgaggctgcggcgccgaCACAGCGGATTCTCCAGAAGCACTGtctcgccgcgagagaggtTCAGCCGACGGCGTACCCGTTCCTTTATCTCCCAGAGACTCTCTTTGTGACTTcgtgcgagagagacgagctcCCGATTTCGAGCGACAAAGGCGCCGAGTTACTCAACCTCCCCCCGCGCTTCCTGTGTCGActtctccagctgctcgCGGACGCGGGGCAGGAGGTTTACCTGcagccttttctcctcgaagacgaagagggcaCGCAGGCCAGAGACCGTGCAGAGGCGCAGCACGAAAAGCACACGGCGAGACGCCCGCCtgccggcgacgcagactCGCAGCCGGAAGAGAAAGTCGTGTGTGGAACCTGGCACTACAACCTGATTGCGATATCCAAGAgcgaccgcggagacagccgggaCGCCCTCGGGGTCTTCACGGCGTTCgacttctcgctcctccaccttccctccttcctcgcttcttcgtcgcagTCGACTCTGCCTTCAGCCCCAGGAGCCGGCTCGGTggctgccgtctcctccgcgCTGAGCATCTTCCTCCAGCATGCGGCGCCGTGGCTAAGCCGAGAcgtcttttttgtcttctccgaCTTCCGCCTCCCCTATTCTGCAGGCTCACGCGCTTGGCTGTCGGCGTATATTCGGTCCCAGTCGTTCTTTCCTCGACGGGGGCTGCTGCGAATGGCTGTGGCGCTAGAACCGGATCGGGAGGGGACAGAACGGGAAGAGggcttccgctttctctcgccggaCATTGAAGGTACCGATGGGAGGTTGCCAAACCAGGACATTGTCAATGTGTTTATGGCCGAAGCCGCGCGGACTGGAATCACCGTTAAACTCAGAAAT ACGTGGGAGTATGTGTTCCGCATGGCGCGCAACTGGGGCGTTCACCGGCCTCATTCAGCCCTGTTGGAAGAGGCGATTCCCACATTCACCATCGTGGCGAAAAACGCCAGCGTCAGAGCTCGAGTCGGCTCCgaggctcctctctcgcggtgGGGCGACTTGGCAAG GGTGTTGGAGAGGGTGACACGCAGCGAAAGCAACGTCCTGCAGACTCTGCACCACTCCTTCAACTTCTACTTCTACACCAGCAGCCACGCCCACGTCTCCTCGGGTGCCTTTCTGTACCCTGTCTTCACGATGCTTGCTCTGCTGCTCATTCCC attctctcctctcgcgtgaTGCGCGACATCCGGGGCTTCATCGCCGCCAtcgctctccttctgctGGCGTTCGCATGCAGTCTCCCCGCCCTCATCCTTGCAACCCGG CCGTCTGTCAATTCGCTCCTCTTTGGAGACCCGCACGCACTCGTTCCCTCCTGTGCGACGTGGCAAAAAGACGCGTACCTCCAGTACAGTCAG aaggcgagcaTCTGGCTGCAAGTCCTGTTCGTCTTTTATTTCCTCCTGCTCTCCTTCGTCATGTGGCTCGGTCGCCGCGTCCAAgcccagagacgcgcggccgCCGAAGATTGTCTGGCGGCTCCGCAAGATCCCGCGATTCTctgggagacgccgaagcgggagaagaccgaagacgagaaggagagaatcCGAGAAGCAAAGCGCCTGGCAGATGCCCTCAAGCTcgccgaggcgacggagaagaaggacgggcGAGAGGTCAGCGGGTGTCAGGAgccggaaagggagaaggaacccgtcgaggaaagggagaaggaagagtcggaagaagacgagcaagTCGAAGCGGCCTGGCAACCTCCGAGAGCTCCGCCGCCTTTGTGGCTTTCTGTCCGGGGCTTCTGCGTCCGTGTTTTCGCCGTCTGGATCATTGTCATGCTCACG CTCTACAACTGgggtctctctgccttcctctcttgcctGCTGGTTCCCCTGGCCTGGCTCGTTGTGCCCGTCGGCTACCGCGCGGCGGAGCCTCCTCGGCCGTCGCTCGAAGAgtcgaagagagaacagaaagaggaaaagaaaggggaaggcgagaaggatgGCGAAGGTGCGCGGCAGGGTGAAGAGAAGTTTGCGAAGGAAATGGCGAAGTGGAAAAGAAGGTGCAGAATGGTGAAGGTGGCGACTGTGCTCAGGAAGTGCGTTGTTgccctcgttcttctcggtgtcctgctcttcgtcgtcgacTCAGATGTCATCAAG gTTTACCGCGCCGGCGTTCAGCGAACGGCGCACGAagtcgcgtctttcctctaCGAAaccctctcttctgtccagGCTCAGCACCTTCCAGGGTTTTCGTTCCTTCCTTTCAACTTTCTTCAGTGGCTGCGCTCCGGCTCGGTCTTTCGTcccctctcgtcgtctcctccgcaGTATCCTCTCgactcctcttctctcgcctccacctGGGGGGAGGCGCacgccttctcgcgtgcgTACGAAAGCCACATGCGCGCGCTGCTTCCCCTAGGGTCAGCTTGGATCTTCCCCCAGCAGccctcttcgtttttgcTTTTCATCTACTCCATGGCCCGCGACTCGGTTTGTGTCAATACAACAGCCTTCGGCACCTTTCTCTTCGGCCTTCTGCCTTTCAGCTTTTTCCTGGTtgccgtctttctcgtcctccctccCTAG